The sequence below is a genomic window from Streptosporangium lutulentum.
AGGCCGATGGCGACGCGGTGCGAGCGCAGCGTCGGGTAGTCGGCGGGGGCCTCCTGCAGCACCTGGAAGTCGAGGAAGCGGCCCTCGGGGTCGGTGGTGAAGGACGGGCGCAGCGTGTTGACCCAGGAGGTCTCCAGCCATTCCTCGGACCAGGAGGACAGGTCGCGTCCCGAGGTGCGCTCCAGCGCGCTGAGCAGGTCCTTGAGCTCGGTGTTGCCCCAGGCGTGCTCGTTGAAGTAGTCGCGGACGCCGGCCAGGAAGTTGTCCAGCCCGACGTAGGCGACGAGCTGCTTGAGGACCGAGGCGCCCTTGGCGTAGGTGATGCCGTCGAAGTTGACCTCGACCGCGTGCATGTCGACGATGTCGGCGGCGATCGGGTGGGTCGTGGGCAGCTGGTCCTGGCGGTAGGCCCAGGCCTTCTCCACGTTGGCGAAGGTCGTCCAGGCCCCCTGGCCCCAGCGGGTGGCCTCCGCCTGGCAGAGCACCGAGGCGTAGGTGGCGAACGACTCGTTCAGCCACAGGTCGTCCCACCAGCGCATGGTGACCAGGTCACCGAACCACATGTGCGCCATCTCGTGCAGGATCGTCTCGGCGCGGCGCTCGATGATCGCGTCGGTGACGCGCGAGCGGAAGATGTAGTCCTCCAGGAAGGTCACGCAGCCGGCGTTCTCCATCGCGCCCGCGTTGAACTCGGGGACGAACAGCTGGTCGTACTTGCCGAAGGGGTAGCGGACCCCGAAGACCTTGTGGAAGAAGTCGAAGCCCTGCCGGGTGATCTCGAAGAGGTTGTCGGCGTCGAGGTGCTCGGCGAGCGAGGCGCGGCAGTACAGGCCCAGCGGGATGCCGTCGTGCTCGGAGGTCACCTTGTGGTACGGCCCGGCGCACAGCGCGGTGATGTAGGTGGACATGACCGGGGTGGCGGGGAAGTGCCAGCGCTTGGCGGCCTGGAGCGCGCCGTGGCGGCCCCGGTGTCCCTCCAGCTCCTCGGACGAGTCGGGCGCCGCGTTGGAGATGATCTCCCAGTACGAGGGCGCGAGCACGGTCAGCTCGAAGGTCGCCTTCAGGTCGGGCTGGTCGAAGCAGGCGTACATCCGGTGGGCGTCGGCCGTCTCGAACTGGCTGTGCAGGTAGACGTTCTTGTCGACCGGGTCGACGAAGCGGTGCAGGCCCTCGCCGGTGCGCGTGTAGGAGCAGTCGGCGTCGACGCGCAGCTCGTTGGTCTCGGCCAGGTTCGGCAGCGGCAGCCGCCCCGTCTCCAGGTCGTAGCCGGTCACGTCCAGCTCGACGCCGTTCAGCACGGCCTTGCGCACCTTGGCCTCGGCCAGGTCGATGAACGTCTCCGCACCCGCGCGAGCACTGGTGAAGCGGACCGTGGTGACGCTCTCGAAGCGCTCCTCACCCTCGGTCAGATCGAGTTCCACCGCGTACGACTGCACGCTGAGCAGCCGTGCGCGCTCGCGGGCCTCGTCACGGGTCAGATTGCCTGCCACTACCGCTCCCTCGTCAAAGCTTCCCTCGCTCCATTGCGAGGGGGTGACTGAATCCTGCCATGTAAGGCAGGAGATCGCCGCCTGGAGATCAAGCAGGAGGCAAGACACCATATTGAGGATAAATGGGCAAGTCGACGTATTAATCCATCGGCGGAATAGGAACGCCGCCCTGCCGGGTTGTCGACAGATAGACGAGTCTTATGATCAGGAAGTTGAAAGATGACTGAGCGCACCCCGGTCGACCTCTGGTTCGACCCCTTCTGCCCGTTCGCGTGGATGACCTCCCGCTGGTTGCTGGAAGTGGAGAAGGTGCGGTCGATCGAACCGCGCTGGCACGTCATGAGCCTGAAGGTCCTCAACGAGGACAAGGACGTGCCCGAGGCATACCGCGAGCGGATCGAGAAGACCCTCGGCATGGTCCGCGTGGTCACCGCCGTCCAGCAGAAGCACGACTCCGAGACGGTCGGCCGGCTCTACACCGAACTGGGCACCCGCCTGCACAACCAGGGCAGGGGCAAGGACGCCGACGAGTTCCCCGTGATCGTCGCCGAGTCGCTGGAGGCGGCGGGGCTCGACGGCGGGTTCGCCGACGCGATGGACTCCGAGGAGTTCGACGAGGCGCTCATCGCCTCGCACAACGACGGTATCGACAGGGTCGGCCAGGAGGTCGGCACCCCGGTGATCGCGGT
It includes:
- the pepN gene encoding aminopeptidase N, giving the protein MAGNLTRDEARERARLLSVQSYAVELDLTEGEERFESVTTVRFTSARAGAETFIDLAEAKVRKAVLNGVELDVTGYDLETGRLPLPNLAETNELRVDADCSYTRTGEGLHRFVDPVDKNVYLHSQFETADAHRMYACFDQPDLKATFELTVLAPSYWEIISNAAPDSSEELEGHRGRHGALQAAKRWHFPATPVMSTYITALCAGPYHKVTSEHDGIPLGLYCRASLAEHLDADNLFEITRQGFDFFHKVFGVRYPFGKYDQLFVPEFNAGAMENAGCVTFLEDYIFRSRVTDAIIERRAETILHEMAHMWFGDLVTMRWWDDLWLNESFATYASVLCQAEATRWGQGAWTTFANVEKAWAYRQDQLPTTHPIAADIVDMHAVEVNFDGITYAKGASVLKQLVAYVGLDNFLAGVRDYFNEHAWGNTELKDLLSALERTSGRDLSSWSEEWLETSWVNTLRPSFTTDPEGRFLDFQVLQEAPADYPTLRSHRVAIGLYSLRGDELVRTKRVELDVVGARTAVAELVGELQPDLVLINDDDLTYAKVRLDERSLRTLVNGGITKFTESLPRALCWSAAWDMTRDAEMTTRDYLALVTSGVSSIKDITVAQTVLRQARQAVQQYADPAWRRQGLALLASALRSLVDGAEPGSDHQLAYVNALSTVATSAEDLAFIKGLLDGSTVLDGLTVDTDLRWTLIQALVSGEILGEEDIASELLRDATATGERSAALTRASIPTAEGKANAWASIIEGKLSGALLRSTIAGFMDPRHPDLLEPYAAKYFEEIGSIWKSWTSDSAQNFAVGCYPALSISPETVARTQDLISASQPPHALRRLLVEGADGISRALRAQAKDASAA
- a CDS encoding mycothiol-dependent nitroreductase Rv2466c family protein, which gives rise to MTERTPVDLWFDPFCPFAWMTSRWLLEVEKVRSIEPRWHVMSLKVLNEDKDVPEAYRERIEKTLGMVRVVTAVQQKHDSETVGRLYTELGTRLHNQGRGKDADEFPVIVAESLEAAGLDGGFADAMDSEEFDEALIASHNDGIDRVGQEVGTPVIAVDGFAFFGPVISPAPKGEAAGRLWDGVRLVAGTDGFFELKRSRTRPPIFD